Below is a genomic region from Sorghum bicolor cultivar BTx623 chromosome 9, Sorghum_bicolor_NCBIv3, whole genome shotgun sequence.
GTGTACTGTTTGGTCTACAGTTGAATTCTCTGAGCCAACCTGACCTTAGTTTATTCTTCAGGGGTCTTTTTTAGTGAAGTGGGGatcatatggaaaaacttgtctatTCTTTACATTTTCTATATGCATGAAGAGTGTTTGAAACCCACTAGTATCCACAATGGCCTCTGGACAATAAAGCATTGTTTGTTTATACACAGTGTTCTTTCTTGAGATATACTGGAGAACTTGGAATTATGGAAATTTCAATCACTAGCGTTCTTTCCTTCCTGTCATACTACACACAACACCAGGGAACCTTGAGAGTCATAGGGCTTTTGCTTGGGCTTATCTGtcgaatctgtcagccattcaaGAGTGTTTTTtctcacaaaaaaaaatcagtggCAGTACTTTCAGCCATAGCTTATCAGCCAAGCGAACAGTACAGCCATGGCTTATTCGTACCTCCTTATTTTCTTCTTCCTGTTGTTAGGAAGATATTTACATTTCAGTGTAACCAAATAACTAAAAGTTCATGCTCTTGGATTGTTCATTCAGGTTCAGAACAAAGGTCAGCAAGTAAACAGCAATGAAGCTTTGGTAAAGTTTCACTGACCAAGTGCATTCTTTAGAGGTTGTCCTTTGTGATGTGTTCCTGAGAGTGTTCTGTATGCAGGTTCGTTGTGAGTATAGGATGGCAGAATTTAGTACAGGAGATCGGAGGAGAAAACCGAAGGGTGACAGGTACATTCGAACTTGAACACAGTAAAATTTGAGTAAAAAGAACAGTCCAGTCCTTGGGCATTCGCAGCATCTGGTTCATTTACTATCAGAATAGATTTCTGACGTGGCAAATGTGTATTATTTTTCTCTCTACCTTATCAACAAGCTTCTTTTCCGTGCATCCTGTGTTTTCGACATCACAATTGACTTTCCCAATAGAGTAAAGAATCCTCAGTAAGCGTATTGGTGTCAGATGTTTTTATAACAGTATAACGGTTGTGGATGGCTTTGTTGGCTTCACATGCCAATGTAGCTTGAAGCCTGACATGTCCAGCCCATCGCAGCAGTGCCCACAGCTGCAACAGAGGATTAGCGATTGGATTAGTTGGTTTGTTTTGTTGCTTCAGAGGAAAATTAGCTTGTTTGGTAGTCAGTTTGTTAGATTGGTTTCTTAGGCACTGAGCTCTCGAAGGCATTGGCTATTGAGTTTAGCAAGCAAACTGTTGTCCCTAATTCATCTAACCTTGCCTCCACCTCTTGAGAGGGTGAACTTGCCTTCACCTCTTTGCCTAATTCCCCAATTCCCAGCCATATTGGTAATATAAGTTGTAATTCAGTACCTTGatcttattttttttttttggttccttTCTCCGTTCCTTTTTTTGTCCCTTTGTGTTGGTACTTATGAACTTTTTCTTTCTATATATTCTAATATATTATAATCATCAGGGGTGTGCCCATCCTGTTTTCCATTAAAAAAAGTAGGTCATGGTTAAGATCAGAAATTTCATGAGCAGCATCCAGCATAACAGTGCTGCATTGCTGCAGTACAATTTAGTTGACTTGCTTTATTTGCTGTTGGGGTGAACGCCCAGCGTGCAAAATGGATATAAGTTGCATGAACTGAAGTAGCGAACTAAAGTGGATTTAGCTTGAAGGTACATGTTTCATTTcccatataactatgatagtgAACTTCACTACAATCATCTGGCAGGCGATCAACAGAAATTTCTCTTGTTATTCGACAGACAATGGAGGCAAGCATATTAACACATTTAATGCCACGCTCACAGGTCAGTTCTGTTTAGTCACGTGTCCTTTAAAAAACTTCAGTTTTTTTTATATGATATCAGGGCCAACTTCCGGTGCTTGTTATACTTTTTTGCAGATTGATATATatgtccaagttcttcaagctGATGGTGGTAGGTGTTATTCTTTCTTACTTTCTGATTGTTGAAGTAGTCTCTAGGCTGTATTTACTCTCAGAACCCCTCTATTATTTATTCTaaacaaagttttttttttggttatgTCCAAAAGTGAGATCAAGCAAGGACATTTTTTTTCTGTGGGCTGAGTAAATCTAGATTTATGCTTTGCATGATGAGACAAGCTGGAGAATGTATACCACTTATGATGTGTGTCTTCCCTTAGCTACATGATAGCATATTAGTATATTATACTCATGCTATTGattcttttgcttcttggaaATAATTTAACCATAGTTTTTGCTTCAAAAATTACTGTCATCTTGACCatgaccatgtgtacaacaggaACAAGGTCAGCTTGCATCAATGCTGCAACACTAGCTCTTGCAGATGCTGGGATTCCAATGCGAGACATTGTCACATCTTGTAGTGCTGGCTATCTGTGTTCTACTCCTTTGCTCGGTAAGACACCAACCTAATTTTCATATCTTTAATAGTAATTTTATGGTATAAATAAAATTCAAATAATTCTAATGTACTATGCGGCTATGCCAGATCTGAATTACCTTGAAGACAGTGCTGGGGGTTCCGATGTCACTGTTGGCATTCTTGCAAAGATGGACAAAGTGACTTTGCTTCAGGTATATAGATCATGAATCACATTGTTGCCTCCTCAAGATTTGTCTCTAGTCCCAATCAAATTATATGTTTCAGTTTTGCTCTTCTGTGAAATACTTTTTTTTTATGTTTGATTACTTAGTATTATCTCTTGTTAGCATAAGAAGGAAGCAACTTAAAAAGTGCTTTTTTCAGATGGATGCAAAATTACCGATGGATACATTTGAAAATGTAATGGGACTTGCAATAGAAGGGTGCAAAGCAATTGCAACTTACATTCGAGAGGTAAACAACTTTTTGTTGATCTTCCATTATTCGTGACTGCAGTTTTTTTATTCTGTTTACATTGAATGACATGTCATTGACACGTTGAACTTCTGGGTTGTTGACTATCGTTCTGAAACAGGTGCTATTGGAGAATACAAAGAAGCTTGAGTGTCAGCGTGGTTAAGGTTAACCTTAGGAGGTGGATCTCATTTGCCCAGTTTGTTTTACACTTGAAGCCTTGACTGGTCTGGGTAAAAGTAAAACTAATGGTTTATCTCCGTACTCGGCAGTGCATGCAGATTAATGACCTGAACCTGTCGAAAGATTGCTGACCCAACAATGGACATCAAACAGCCATTAAAAGTATTCCTGGTTATGGATGGATGGCTTTGGTGCAGTGCGTTGCAGTGCACAGGAACTTCCTTAGCTTGCTTGAATTTCTAACGGAGTATGTGTAAATCAACAGAAGCTGTTCAAGGCAAGCTTGAATGGGCATCCCATACAGAATTTGAAAGCCTAGAGGTCGAGGATGTCAGCAGTTCTAAAGTAGGAAATCAAACTTCGATTGATCGAGGAAAATCTATGCCGATACACTTTTTTGGACTGTTTGCTATACCCCACTTACCCAGTATTGAAGACAATTACATCACTTTACACAactttatactccctccatctcaaattgtaagtcattccaagaatcttggagagtcaaacttttctaagtttgaccaaatttatattataaaataattattattatggtactaactaagtatcattagattctttcttaattatattttcatagtatattcacttaacgttacaaatcttagtatttttctctataattttggtcaaacgtgaaaatgctttgactctccaaaattcttggaatgacttaaaatttgggatggagggagtacatacaGATCCTTAAGCAAAATGTCTGTCCTGGTGGCTGCTCAGTTTTACTATAGTGATTTGCAAAAGTGGTTCATGAGCTCAGACTACACACATCTCCCTTCTTTACATGCCTTAAGTACAAAGTGTTGATTGCTTATTTGTACATAACGGGAGcctgttcgtttgagcttatttgTCGAATTTATCAATcatttagcagtgtttttctttaacaacaaatcagcgaatagtATTTTCAGCCACGGCTTTTTAGATAAGCGAATAAGGGCAAGTCAATAATTTTTTATTCTCTATCCCTATCACATTCTATACCAAATATGGCTATGGGTATAAAATCTCGTACCCATACCCTCTTTTTCTATTTCCATTTCTCTATCCTAATCTCTATCCAAACGCATGGTGAGTTTTCTTTTATTCAGTATGGATAGGTATACTACTACAATGAACATTTTATTTTGTCCCTTCCTATCACTTTACAATGAACATTTATCAGATAGGGGCGGATCTAGTAAACAGAAGGGACATGGGTGGTCTACACCCGACAATTTTGCAAAAAGTTAGAAGTTAGTAGGCATCAAATAACCAAATAGCTTGAGGTTAGAGTTTGGGAACTCGATTTCGTACAGCAGACAGGGAAGAGAAGGATGTGGGAACTTAGCAGCCTGGGAACGAAAACATTACTCACGTTTTATTCCTATGTTTTACGTTCTGGTAACGTCTATGTTCCGAAAACACGAACCCTAAGTTCTAGTTCCCGTTCCCATTCCGAAAACATAGACGGGACACACGGTTGTTATGTGTGAGAATACCTAG
It encodes:
- the LOC8072548 gene encoding exosome complex component RRP41 homolog: MEYVNPLTGFRVDGRRPNEMRQLKGEVGVVARADGSALFEMGNTRVIAAVYGPREVQNKGQQVNSNEALVRCEYRMAEFSTGDRRRKPKGDRRSTEISLVIRQTMEASILTHLMPRSQIDIYVQVLQADGGTRSACINAATLALADAGIPMRDIVTSCSAGYLCSTPLLDLNYLEDSAGGSDVTVGILAKMDKVTLLQMDAKLPMDTFENVMGLAIEGCKAIATYIREVLLENTKKLECQRG